In a genomic window of Pedobacter sp. KBS0701:
- the ilvC gene encoding ketol-acid reductoisomerase produces MANYFNTLPLREKLNQLGVCDFMDSSEFLDGVSALKGKKLVIVGCGAQGLNQGLNLRDSGLDVSYTLRKEAIEGKRDSWKNATENNFTVGTYEELIPNADVVINLTPDKQHTAVVNAIMPLMKEGATLLYSHGFNIVEEGMQIRKDLTVIMVAPKCPGSEVRAEYVRGFGVPTLIAVHPENDPQGKGLAQAKAYCVGTGGHRAGVLKSSFVAEVKSDLMGEQTILCGLLQTGSILSFDKMVEKGIDAGYASKLVQYGVEVITEALKQGGITAMMDRLSNIAKIKAFEISEELKDIMRPLFQKHQDDIMSGEFSRTMMEDWANGDKNLLKWRAETGETAFEKTPAGDVKIGEQEYFDNYTLMVAFVRAGVELAFETMVQAGIKPESAYYESLHETPLIANTIARKKLFEMNRVISDTAEYGCYLFDQACKPLLGDFMKKVDTDLVGKNFNEGKDGAVDNRKLIDVNEAIRSHEVEQIGATLRKAMTAMKAIKTA; encoded by the coding sequence ATGGACAGTTCTGAATTTTTAGACGGCGTTAGCGCATTAAAAGGCAAAAAACTGGTAATTGTAGGTTGCGGTGCCCAAGGCCTAAACCAGGGTTTAAATTTGAGAGATAGTGGTTTAGATGTAAGCTACACTTTACGTAAGGAAGCAATTGAAGGCAAACGCGATTCTTGGAAAAATGCAACTGAAAACAATTTCACTGTTGGCACTTACGAAGAACTGATTCCAAATGCAGATGTAGTAATTAACCTTACTCCGGATAAACAACATACTGCTGTTGTAAATGCAATTATGCCTTTAATGAAAGAAGGTGCTACTTTATTATATTCTCACGGTTTCAATATCGTGGAAGAAGGTATGCAGATCCGTAAAGATTTAACCGTGATCATGGTTGCACCTAAATGCCCTGGCAGCGAGGTTAGAGCAGAGTATGTTCGTGGTTTTGGTGTACCTACCCTAATTGCAGTACACCCTGAGAATGATCCTCAAGGTAAAGGTTTGGCACAGGCTAAAGCCTATTGCGTTGGTACAGGCGGTCACAGAGCAGGTGTATTAAAATCATCTTTCGTAGCTGAGGTAAAATCAGATTTAATGGGCGAGCAAACCATCCTTTGTGGTTTATTGCAAACTGGCTCTATCCTATCTTTCGATAAGATGGTAGAAAAAGGGATCGATGCAGGTTACGCTTCTAAATTGGTTCAATATGGTGTTGAAGTAATTACAGAAGCCTTGAAACAAGGTGGTATTACTGCGATGATGGACAGATTAAGCAATATTGCTAAAATCAAAGCTTTTGAAATTTCGGAAGAATTGAAAGACATTATGCGTCCATTATTCCAAAAACACCAGGACGACATTATGAGTGGCGAGTTTAGCCGTACCATGATGGAAGATTGGGCAAATGGTGATAAAAATCTATTAAAATGGAGAGCTGAAACCGGTGAAACTGCTTTTGAAAAAACACCAGCTGGTGATGTTAAAATCGGCGAGCAAGAATATTTTGATAACTATACTTTAATGGTTGCTTTTGTTCGTGCAGGTGTTGAATTGGCTTTCGAAACTATGGTACAGGCTGGTATCAAACCAGAATCGGCTTATTACGAATCGTTACACGAAACACCACTTATTGCCAATACCATTGCACGTAAAAAATTATTCGAAATGAACCGCGTAATTTCTGATACTGCAGAATATGGTTGTTATTTATTCGATCAGGCTTGTAAACCACTTTTAGGCGATTTCATGAAAAAAGTAGATACCGATTTAGTTGGTAAAAACTTTAACGAAGGTAAAGATGGCGCGGTTGACAACAGAAAATTAATTGATGTTAACGAAGCTATCCGTTCACACGAAGTAGAGCAGATTGGAGCAACGTTGCGTAAAGCAATGACGGCAATGAAGGCGATTAAAACTGCATAG
- the leuC gene encoding 3-isopropylmalate dehydratase large subunit, whose amino-acid sequence MSKTLVEKIWDAHVVKSEEGFPDILYIDTHLIHEVTSPQAFDGLRKRGLPVLRPKQTVATADHNVPTLNQLLPIKEELSRYQVDMLTKNCAEFGVELYGLGHPFQGIVHVIGPELGITLPGKTMVCGDSHTSTHGAFGAIAFGIGTSQVEQVFATQCLLQSKPKTMKIEVNGELGKGVGAKDIILYIIAKISAAGGTGYFIEYAGSAIEALSMEARMTICNMSIEMGARGGLIAPDQTTFDYIKGREFAPAGEEWDKALAYWKTLYSDADAKFDSVLTFDAADIAPMITYGTNPGMGMGIQEHIPATGAQPEKEKLSYQKALDYMGFDDDSSLIGKPVDYVFIGSCTNSRIEDLREVADFVKDKRKADNVTVWIVPGSKQVEQQAKNEGLDKIFEAAGFQLREPGCSACLGMNEDKIPAGKYCVSTSNRNFEGRQGQNARTLLASPLTAAAAAVTGKITDVREMLEKVEG is encoded by the coding sequence ATGTCAAAAACATTAGTAGAAAAAATTTGGGATGCTCACGTTGTAAAAAGTGAAGAAGGATTTCCTGATATTTTATACATTGATACACACTTAATACACGAGGTAACCTCTCCACAGGCATTTGATGGGTTGCGCAAAAGAGGTTTACCTGTTTTACGTCCAAAGCAGACGGTAGCAACTGCCGATCATAACGTACCAACCTTAAACCAGTTGTTGCCGATTAAAGAAGAGCTTTCGCGTTATCAGGTAGATATGCTCACGAAAAACTGTGCAGAATTCGGCGTAGAATTATATGGTTTGGGTCATCCTTTTCAAGGTATTGTACACGTTATCGGTCCTGAACTGGGTATAACCCTACCAGGTAAAACGATGGTTTGCGGCGATAGCCATACCTCTACGCATGGTGCTTTTGGCGCTATTGCATTTGGTATCGGCACTTCGCAGGTAGAGCAGGTTTTTGCAACGCAATGTTTATTGCAGTCGAAACCTAAAACCATGAAAATTGAGGTAAACGGCGAACTAGGAAAAGGCGTTGGAGCAAAAGATATTATCTTATACATTATTGCCAAAATTTCTGCAGCTGGCGGTACTGGTTATTTTATAGAATATGCAGGTTCGGCAATCGAAGCTTTAAGTATGGAAGCCCGTATGACGATCTGTAACATGAGTATCGAAATGGGTGCACGCGGTGGATTAATTGCACCAGATCAAACCACTTTCGATTACATTAAAGGAAGAGAGTTTGCTCCTGCCGGCGAAGAGTGGGATAAAGCCTTAGCATACTGGAAAACGTTATATAGCGATGCTGATGCAAAATTCGATAGTGTATTAACTTTCGATGCTGCAGATATCGCTCCAATGATTACTTACGGTACTAATCCTGGAATGGGAATGGGTATTCAGGAACATATTCCGGCAACTGGCGCACAACCGGAAAAAGAAAAACTTTCGTACCAGAAAGCATTGGATTATATGGGTTTTGATGATGATTCGTCGTTGATCGGAAAACCAGTTGATTATGTGTTCATCGGAAGCTGTACCAACTCACGCATTGAAGATTTACGTGAAGTGGCTGATTTTGTTAAAGATAAACGCAAAGCCGATAATGTTACCGTTTGGATTGTACCAGGATCGAAACAGGTAGAGCAACAGGCTAAAAACGAAGGTTTGGATAAAATTTTCGAAGCTGCTGGTTTCCAGTTACGCGAACCTGGTTGTAGTGCATGTTTAGGCATGAACGAAGATAAAATCCCTGCAGGTAAATACTGTGTATCTACATCGAACAGAAACTTTGAGGGTAGACAGGGACAAAACGCACGTACCTTATTGGCCAGTCCACTTACCGCAGCAGCAGCAGCTGTAACCGGAAAAATTACCGATGTAAGGGAAATGTTGGAAAAGGTAGAAGGTTAA
- a CDS encoding antibiotic biosynthesis monooxygenase: protein MILEVAILNVKAGLSADFEKAFIEAQKIISAMEGYISHQLQKCVEVENKYILLVNWKTLEAHTEGFRGSAAYQNWKKLLHHFYDPFPVVEHFTEVEGNKA from the coding sequence ATGATTTTAGAAGTTGCTATACTAAATGTAAAAGCCGGACTATCGGCTGATTTTGAAAAAGCTTTCATCGAAGCACAAAAAATCATTTCTGCAATGGAAGGTTACATTTCGCATCAGCTTCAGAAATGTGTAGAAGTAGAAAATAAATATATCCTGCTGGTAAACTGGAAAACGCTGGAGGCACACACCGAAGGTTTCAGAGGATCAGCAGCATACCAGAACTGGAAAAAGTTATTGCACCACTTTTATGATCCTTTTCCGGTAGTTGAACATTTTACTGAGGTAGAAGGTAATAAGGCTTAA
- the leuD gene encoding 3-isopropylmalate dehydratase small subunit gives MKKFTKLTSAVVPLNIENIDTDQIIPARFLKATTREGFGENLFRDWRYNGDNTPKPEFVMNNPTYSGQVLVAGKNFGCGSSREHAAWAIQDAGFDAVISSFFADIFKGNALNNGLLPIQVSDEFLAQVFKAVDSNPKSALEVDLENQTVTIVETGAQESFEINPYKKSCLINGYDDIDFILNQKQLIEEFEQAR, from the coding sequence ATGAAAAAATTCACAAAGTTAACATCGGCAGTAGTGCCTTTAAACATAGAGAACATTGATACCGACCAGATTATCCCTGCGAGGTTTCTAAAAGCGACTACACGCGAAGGTTTCGGTGAGAACCTATTCCGCGATTGGCGTTATAATGGCGATAATACACCAAAACCAGAATTTGTAATGAACAACCCCACCTATAGTGGTCAGGTATTAGTTGCAGGAAAAAACTTTGGTTGTGGCAGTAGTCGCGAGCATGCGGCCTGGGCCATTCAGGATGCCGGTTTTGATGCGGTAATCAGCAGTTTCTTTGCCGATATTTTTAAAGGCAATGCGTTAAACAATGGTTTATTACCTATCCAGGTAAGCGATGAGTTCTTAGCGCAGGTTTTCAAAGCGGTTGACAGCAATCCAAAATCAGCTTTAGAAGTTGATCTTGAAAATCAAACCGTAACGATTGTAGAAACCGGAGCTCAGGAATCATTCGAGATCAATCCTTACAAAAAATCATGCCTGATTAACGGTTATGATGATATCGATTTCATCTTAAACCAAAAACAATTAATTGAAGAATTCGAGCAAGCAAGATAA